Proteins encoded within one genomic window of Nilaparvata lugens isolate BPH chromosome 11, ASM1435652v1, whole genome shotgun sequence:
- the LOC111056375 gene encoding proteoglycan 4-like produces MDLGLSFHSLLLVCCWFLLSSDSARASDGRLGRRQLDFDSVNENSDVPVFGRRISSLTKKKQSHLPVSSPDSQSDGSAPDRNYLPGKDYLPPPSALPPKLTNIINIEPPFGSSDQINNAINYTPEPETTTKAVTKRIKVPIPRVRTTTEGYPNIEPAPAENSPNLIKPVVDKHENHSLERLCNDPFHSFLCTGATKQRERITGRLRPQAKIPANVLNGQASFQNERKSPPARPIEPSPSRDFPAFLKPSTTKPVTTTERPVFKGFDTQPTSDFRAYLPPTKFNSRPESNYDSQAASDSRAYLPPTEAPVQPQPSFESREYLPPAKPDSSERVQQRKQFSTQPKSFKSFAQNQASFNNFYNFPVSSTLKPIVVNKVNPTMKPSPYTPQYTTQKPPVFPQFNNFGGLNKFPYKSKYDGYAFETPRTTSPATTILPEPSNLNEFFAKDSKIPQPNDLDSRLYLPPTNAKPSIQPEPSSEDKSFLPPPLPQKPKFPLINPLPAQQLPVRLLPKSTTARPKVDNIVGAGAQNPIAISQGTTERQHTLEELCNDSFHSFLCVPLKPRQRFNGRLRPQAKLPPGLVLPDSSNINEENRLPAPSSTDEQRIKPSYSKPPTTTPQPTPSTTRQPASYLPPIRNNIIPEPSQNELTIIRTTKKPLIHFEPSDAFNPYQAVTKKEPKTITKSYSFSYSHTTTKNTMMTTHPYLHHQTIQQE; encoded by the coding sequence GATTTGGGACTGAGTTTCCACTCACTGCTTCTAGTATGCTGCTGGTTTCTGCTCTCCTCTGACTCAGCAAGAGCCTCAGATGGAAGACTGGGGAGGCGACAACTGGACTTTGATTCTGTGAACGAAAATTCAGATGTCCCAGTGTTTGGAAGGAGAATCTCCTCATTGACAAAGAAGAAACAAAGTCATCTACCAGTGTCATCACCAGATAGTCAATCCGATGGATCAGCTCCTGACAGAAACTATTTGCCAGGAAAGGACTACCTACCGCCACCTTCAGCTCTACCACCAAAATTGACCAACATAATCAATATTGAACCGCCATTTGGATCTTCTGATCAAATCAACAATGCAATAAATTACACACCAGAGCCTGAAACGACAACAAAAGCTGTAACGAAACGTATCAAAGTTCCTATTCCAAGGGTGAGAACTACAACAGAAGGATATCCTAATATTGAACCTGCACCGGCAGAAAACTCACCAAATTTGATCAAACCAGTTGTAGACAAACATGAAAATCATTCATTGGAACGACTCTGTAACGATCCTTTTCATAGTTTCTTATGTACTGGAGCAACAAAACAGAGAGAAAGGATAACAGGACGGTTGAGGCCACAAGCCAAAATTCCAGCAAATGTTCTAAATGGTCAAGCATCTTTCCAGAATGAGAGAAAATCTCCACCAGCTCGCCCTATTGAGCCAAGTCCTTCAAGAGATTTTCCAGCTTTTCTCAAGCCATCCACTACCAAACCAGTCACCACAACTGAGAGACCTGTTTTCAAAGGATTCGACACTCAACCAACATCTGACTTCAGGGCTTATCTACCACctacaaaattcaattcaaggcCAGAGAGCAACTATGACTCTCAAGCAGCTTCTGATTCAAGAGCCTATCTGCCTCCTACGGAAGCCCCAGTACAACCCCAACCTTCTTTTGAATCTAGAGAGTACTTACCGCCAGCAAAACCAGACAGCTCTGAAAGAGTTCAACAGAGGAAACAGTTTTCAACCCAACCAAAGTCTTTCAAAAGCTTTGCACAAAACCAagcatcattcaataatttctacaattttcCAGTATCATCCACTCTTAAGCCTATAGTTGTGAACAAAGTCAACCCAACAATGAAACCATCTCCTTATACTCCACAATATACAACCCAAAAACCTCCTGTGTTTCCGCAGTTCAATAACTTTGGTGGCCTGAATAAATTCCCATACAAATCGAAATATGATGGCTATGCATTTGAAACACCCAGAACTACTTCTCCCGCAACCACAATACTGCCTGAGCCatcaaatttgaatgaatttttcgcCAAAGACAGTAAAATTCCTCAGCCAAACGATTTGGATTCGAGATTGTATTTGCCTCCAACAAATGCAAAGCCTTCCATTCAGCCGGAGCCATCATCAGAAGATAAATCATTTTTACCTCCTCCTTTACCACAAAAGCcaaaatttccattaataaatccTCTTCCAGCTCAACAGTTACCAGTTAGATTGTTACCAAAGTCAACAACTGCTAGACCCAAGGTGGACAACATAGTAGGTGCTGGTGCTCAGAATCCAATAGCAATCAGTCAAGGGACAACAGAAAGGCAGCACACATTGGAGGAGCTCTGCAATGATTCATTCCATAGCTTTCTCTGTGTACCATTGAAGCCCAGGCAACGATTCAATGGCAGACTGAGGCCTCAAGCTAAATTGCCTCCAGGCTTGGTGCTGCCTGATAGCTCAAATATCAACGAGGAAAACAGACTACCTGCTCCTTCATCAACTGATGAGCAAAGAATTAAACCATCATATTCAAAACCACCAACTACAACGCCCCAACCTACTCCAAGTACTACTAGACAGCCGGCTTCATACCTTCCTCCAAtcagaaacaatattattcctGAACCCTCTCAAAATGAACTTACAATTATCAGAACCACAAAAAAGCCATTAATCCATTTTGAACCATCAGATGCATTCAACCCATATCAAGCTGTGACAAAAAAAGAGCCCAAAACTATAACCAAAAGCTATTCATTCTCCTACTCCCATACCACAACTAAAAATACAATGATGACTACTCACCCCTACCTTCATCATCAGACAATACAGCAAGAATAA